From Candidatus Atelocyanobacterium thalassa isolate ALOHA, a single genomic window includes:
- a CDS encoding DUF3288 family protein, whose amino-acid sequence MLQDQIHPQEHRDRLIVNDLLNSQADDYKLVELARLLIRYQDFPGARKIYQDLNKILATWQLTQEELFVKTREIHNKRILHSDSLDNEVQDWN is encoded by the coding sequence ATGTTACAAGATCAAATACATCCTCAAGAACATCGTGATCGCCTTATTGTTAATGATTTATTAAATTCCCAAGCCGATGATTACAAATTGGTTGAGTTAGCAAGATTATTAATACGTTATCAGGATTTTCCAGGAGCTAGGAAAATATATCAAGATTTGAATAAAATTTTAGCTACTTGGCAATTAACACAAGAAGAATTATTTGTAAAAACTCGTGAAATTCATAATAAAAGAATTCTTCATTCTGATTCCCTAGACAACGAAGTTCAAGATTGGAATTAA
- the crtR gene encoding beta-carotene hydroxylase encodes MQSAGTLQTVPKKFLKAPGGFNPNVVMFLTALFLIFSSTCGHFLWNWRDWICFSCNVIALHFSGTVIHDASHNSAHPNRTINSTLGHGSALMLGFAFPVFTRVHLQHHAHVNDPENDPDHFVSTGGPLWMIAARFFYHEIFFFRRRLWVKYEILEWFLSRLVLFTVIVLGIKYGFINYVMNFWFVPALVVGVALGLFFDYLPHRPFQERNRWKNARVYPSKILNFLIFGQNYHLVHHLWPSIPWYRYEPAYYATKQLLDEKECEQSLDLLKGKNFLGFLYDIFLGIRFH; translated from the coding sequence ATGCAGTCGGCAGGAACGCTGCAAACGGTTCCCAAAAAGTTTTTGAAGGCTCCTGGTGGATTTAATCCCAATGTAGTCATGTTTTTAACTGCTTTGTTTTTAATTTTCTCTTCAACTTGTGGACATTTCTTGTGGAACTGGAGAGATTGGATATGTTTTAGTTGTAACGTTATTGCTCTTCATTTTTCTGGCACTGTTATACATGACGCTTCACATAATTCAGCTCATCCAAACCGAACTATCAATTCAACTCTAGGTCATGGTAGTGCATTAATGTTAGGCTTTGCATTTCCTGTCTTTACCCGAGTACATCTACAACACCACGCCCATGTCAATGATCCTGAAAATGATCCCGATCATTTTGTATCAACAGGGGGACCTTTATGGATGATAGCAGCGCGCTTTTTCTACCATGAGATATTTTTTTTTAGACGCCGTCTATGGGTTAAATACGAAATATTAGAATGGTTCTTAAGTAGATTAGTTTTATTTACTGTAATCGTACTAGGTATAAAATACGGATTCATTAATTATGTTATGAATTTCTGGTTTGTACCAGCACTAGTAGTAGGTGTAGCTCTAGGGCTATTTTTTGATTATCTACCTCATCGGCCTTTTCAAGAACGTAATCGTTGGAAAAATGCTAGAGTCTATCCAAGTAAAATATTGAACTTTTTAATTTTCGGACAAAACTATCATTTAGTTCATCATTTATGGCCATCAATTCCTTGGTATAGATACGAGCCTGCTTACTATGCAACCAAACAACTACTAGACGAAAAAGAATGCGAACAATCTTTAGATTTACTTAAAGGAAAAAACTTTCTAGGCTTCCTTTATGATATTTTCTTAGGAATTCGATTTCATTAA
- the gyrA gene encoding DNA topoisomerase (ATP-hydrolyzing) subunit A, with product MTIPQDRIIPTDLSNEMSRSYLEYAMSVIVGRALPDARDGLKPVHRRILYAMYELGLVPEKPFRKCARVVGEVLGKYHPHGDTAVYDALVRMAQNFSMRSPLVDGHGNFGSIDNDPPAAMRYTECRLRNLSTDALLRDIEFETVDFADNFDGSQKEPVVLPSRIPQLLLNGSSGIAVGMATNIPPHNLGELIDGTIALIHNPELEEKDLIKIIPGPDFPTGGQILGRSGIHEAYMTGRGSITMRGVAQIETLEYQGRSNRDAIIITQLPYQTNKSALIERIADMVNDKRIDGISDIRDESDREGMRIVIELKRDAHSRVVLNNIYKQTPVQANFGANMLALVKGEPQLLTLKNFLTVFISFRVETIIRRSKYELRKAEERNHLLQGLLIALDSLDPIISIIRSADDSITAKKKLIDQFELSDVQADAILQMQLRRLTALEAEKIHAEHKELQIKIANLNDILSKKERIEAIIEEELVQIKNIHGTPRCTEIIHDEGEIVDTDLIANEQAIILLTEQGYIKRMPVSSFDAQQRATRGKAGAKIKENDVVEHFLTCCDHDVVLLFSDRGVVYATNAYQIPSSSRTSRGVPIVQMLSISKSEKITSIISVSEFKEDIFLVMLTRQGYIKKTALSAFSNIRTNGLIAISLGEGDQLRWVRLTREEDSVILGTRLGMAIHFHADHQQLRPLGRATRGVKSMRLKKKDELISMDILSAQVTIGVEESQDNEEVLEIEPEELTEKETSLGPWILAITNKGYGKRIPITQFRLQRRAGMGVRAIKFKSGKDNLTSLRVVNAEDELMIVSNRGIIIRQAVKAISLQSRSATGVRVQRLDEDDAIAAVALVPPVPEEDGENEEI from the coding sequence ATGACAATCCCTCAGGATCGAATTATCCCAACAGATTTAAGTAATGAGATGTCTCGTTCTTATTTAGAATATGCAATGAGCGTAATTGTAGGACGAGCTTTACCTGATGCAAGGGATGGTTTAAAACCTGTTCATAGACGTATTTTATACGCTATGTATGAACTAGGATTAGTTCCGGAAAAGCCTTTTCGTAAATGTGCTCGTGTTGTAGGAGAAGTTTTAGGGAAATATCATCCCCATGGAGATACGGCTGTTTATGATGCTTTAGTACGTATGGCCCAGAATTTCTCTATGCGTAGTCCTTTGGTTGATGGACATGGGAATTTTGGCTCAATAGACAATGATCCTCCCGCAGCTATGCGTTATACAGAGTGTCGTCTTAGAAATCTTTCAACTGATGCTTTACTCCGAGATATAGAATTTGAAACTGTAGATTTTGCAGATAATTTTGATGGTTCTCAAAAGGAACCTGTTGTTCTTCCTTCTAGAATACCGCAGCTTCTTCTTAATGGTTCCTCTGGTATCGCTGTAGGTATGGCGACTAATATTCCTCCACATAATTTAGGGGAACTGATTGATGGAACTATTGCTTTAATACATAATCCAGAGCTAGAAGAGAAAGATCTTATTAAAATAATTCCAGGACCTGACTTTCCTACAGGAGGACAGATATTAGGCCGCTCAGGTATCCATGAGGCTTATATGACAGGTCGTGGTTCCATAACAATGAGAGGAGTCGCCCAAATTGAAACTTTGGAATATCAAGGACGTTCCAACAGAGACGCAATTATTATTACTCAGTTGCCATATCAAACAAATAAATCTGCTTTAATTGAGCGCATAGCTGATATGGTGAACGATAAACGTATTGATGGAATTTCCGACATTCGGGATGAAAGTGATCGTGAAGGAATGCGTATTGTAATCGAGTTAAAAAGAGACGCACATTCCAGAGTAGTTCTTAATAATATTTATAAGCAAACTCCTGTCCAAGCAAATTTTGGAGCCAATATGCTAGCTTTGGTGAAGGGAGAACCGCAACTCCTAACTCTAAAAAACTTCCTTACTGTTTTCATTAGTTTCCGAGTAGAAACTATTATTCGACGTTCCAAGTATGAACTTAGAAAGGCAGAAGAAAGAAATCATTTATTACAAGGACTTCTTATTGCTTTAGATAGCCTAGATCCTATTATCTCTATTATTCGTAGTGCAGATGATTCAATAACTGCAAAGAAAAAACTAATAGATCAATTTGAACTATCTGATGTTCAAGCAGATGCTATTTTGCAAATGCAACTACGTCGTCTTACTGCTTTAGAAGCAGAAAAAATACATGCTGAACATAAAGAGTTACAAATAAAAATTGCTAACTTAAATGATATTTTATCTAAAAAAGAAAGAATAGAAGCCATTATAGAAGAAGAATTAGTTCAAATTAAGAATATTCACGGCACTCCTAGATGTACGGAAATTATTCATGATGAAGGAGAAATTGTAGATACTGATCTTATCGCTAATGAACAAGCTATCATACTTCTTACTGAGCAAGGGTATATAAAAAGAATGCCTGTTAGCTCTTTCGATGCACAGCAAAGAGCAACGAGAGGAAAAGCTGGAGCAAAAATAAAAGAAAACGATGTGGTAGAACATTTTTTAACTTGTTGTGATCACGATGTAGTCCTTCTCTTTAGTGACAGAGGAGTCGTTTATGCTACTAATGCTTATCAAATTCCATCTTCCTCAAGAACGTCAAGAGGGGTTCCTATCGTACAGATGTTGTCTATCTCAAAAAGTGAAAAAATAACTTCTATTATTTCAGTTAGTGAATTTAAAGAAGATATCTTTTTAGTAATGCTGACTCGTCAGGGCTATATTAAGAAAACCGCTCTTTCTGCTTTTAGTAATATAAGGACTAATGGATTAATAGCTATTTCACTCGGAGAAGGAGATCAATTACGGTGGGTTAGATTAACTAGAGAAGAGGATAGTGTAATCCTTGGTACTCGACTAGGAATGGCTATTCATTTTCATGCAGATCACCAACAGCTACGACCTCTTGGTAGGGCTACAAGAGGTGTAAAGTCTATGAGATTAAAGAAAAAAGATGAATTAATTAGTATGGATATTCTTTCTGCTCAAGTAACTATAGGAGTCGAGGAATCTCAAGATAACGAAGAGGTATTGGAAATAGAACCTGAAGAATTGACTGAAAAAGAAACTAGTCTAGGACCATGGATTTTAGCTATTACCAATAAAGGTTATGGAAAAAGAATTCCTATTACTCAATTTCGCTTACAGCGTCGTGCTGGCATGGGAGTAAGAGCAATTAAATTTAAATCGGGAAAAGATAATTTAACGTCACTTCGTGTTGTAAATGCAGAAGATGAATTAATGATTGTTTCGAATCGAGGTATTATTATTAGACAAGCTGTAAAAGCAATTTCTTTACAATCTCGTTCTGCTACAGGGGTTAGAGTACAAAGGCTGGATGAAGATGATGCTATTGCTGCAGTTGCTCTTGTACCTCCTGTACCTGAAGAAGATGGAGAAAATGAAGAGATTTAA